A window of the Oryza brachyantha chromosome 5, ObraRS2, whole genome shotgun sequence genome harbors these coding sequences:
- the LOC102720328 gene encoding disease resistance protein RGA2-like, protein MAFGQSCYSCPSKDHNKTCKTLNTIFREEFLMELLSAILGDLVSRSITFMIDRYFKQTSVDDDLRRLHHLLLRIRTVVEEAEQRHLTNHGMIRQIELLREQMFRGYCILDVFRFRDEEDKVRPPFALSKFNRAKRIRLSDSSNSSDNSPIRARSMDDLHQTVSSLERIMGDTKESVVFLMSYPPIYRQPYSMHLYLDRCMFSRHMERENAISFLLQTGPPAAEIVQVLPVFGPALVGKSTFVEHICSDQRVREHFPLILYYSGDDLTDEKVATFRENCQTMHRNDAMDGRFLLVIELLGDVDDRTLKKVYSSFRNRKHMTREMKVIITSRSEKIVRLGTTQALRLKFLPFEAYWYLFKVLAFGSTDPEEHPKLASMAMEIAEVLRDCFLCAHIGGALLKANFSAQFWSRILAFAREYRNECNSLVSCGCQENVSGTGDHPQLGWAIVKPKPAKYFLLRDSYQKAPAQDDGSKITLVDLLLGRVRRRGKFEVLVWKSRIPPYYSYISNCVM, encoded by the coding sequence ATGGCATTTGGCCAGTCTTGTTACTCTTGTCCAAGCAAAGACCACAACAAAACTTGCAAAACGCTGAACACTATCTTCAGAGAAGAGTTCTTGATGGAGCTCTTATCTGCAATTCTTGGTGATCTTGTCAGCAGATCAATAACCTTCATGATTGACAGGTACTTCAAGCAAACTTCTGTCGATGATGATCTTCGGAGGCTGCATCATCTGCTCCTGAGAATCCGCACCGTCGTCGAGGAAGCTGAACAGCGACATCTCACGAATCATGGAATGATCCGTCAGATCGAGCTGCTAAGGGAGCAGATGTTCAGAGGCTACTGCATTCTTGACGTCTTCAGATTCAGAGACGAGGAGGACAAGGTGAGACCACCATTTGCTCTGTCCAAATTCAACCGAGCTAAGCGTATCCGTCTCTCTGatagcagcaacagcagcgaCAACAGTCCAATTCGGGCCAGAAGCATGGACGATTTGCATCAGACTGTCAGTAGCCTCGAGAGAATCATGGGTGACACCAAGGAATCCGTTGTGTTCTTGATGAGCTATCCTCCGATATATCGCCAGCCTTACAGCATGCATCTGTACCTGGATAGGTGCATGTTCAGCCGTCACATGGAGAGAGAGAACGCCATCAGCTTCCTGCTGCAGACTGGTCCTCCTGCAGCTgaaattgttcaggttttgcCGGTTTTTGGTCCTGCACTTGTTGGGAAGAGCACATTTGTTGAACATATCTGCAGTGATCAGAGAGTACGTGAACACTTCCCTCTGATCTTGTATTACAGTGGAGATGATCTGACAGATGAAAAGGTTGCAACTTTCAGAGAAAATTGTCAAACCATGCATCGAAATGATGCCATGGATGGAAGATTCCTTCTTGTCATTGAACTCTTAGGAGATGTTGATGACAGAACACTCAAGAAAGTATACTCCTCTTTCAGAAACAGAAAACACATGACACGTGAGATGAAGGTAATAATCACAAGCCGATCTGAGAAGATCGTCAGGCTGGGAACCACACAGGCTCTGAGACTGAAATTTCTGCCATTCGAAGCCTACTGGTATCTCTTCAAGGTTCTCGCGTTTGGAAGCACAGACCCGGAGGAGCACCCAAAGCTGGCATCCATGGCGATGGAGATCGCAGAGGTGCTAAGAGACTGCTTCCTGTGTGCACACATTGGAGGAGCTCTACTGAAAGCTAATTTCAGCGCCCAATTCTGGAGCAGGATTCTTGCATTCGCGAGGGAGTACAGAAACGAATGCAACTCCCTCGTGTCTTGTGGTTGCCAGGAGAATGTTAGCGGCACAGGTGATCATCCTCAGCTCGGTTGGGCGATCGTGAAGCCAAAACCTGCAAAATATTTCTTACTGCGTGATAGCTACCAGAAAGCTCCTGCTCAGGATGATGGTTCAAAGATTACGCTGGTGGATTTGCTGCTTGGACGCGTCAGACGTCGAGGGAAATTTGAAGTTTTAGTGTGGAAATCTCGGATTCCACCTTATTACAGCTACATATCAAACTGTGTGATGTGA
- the LOC102709468 gene encoding probable serine acetyltransferase 5, translated as MPGGQAHAHEGDGGGSQSNHRRSRSPPPPALPVEVVPAFPPPESEDEESWVWSQIKAEARRDADAEPALASFLYATVLSHPSLPRSLSFHLANKLCSSTLLSTLLYDLFLASFTAHPSLRAAVVADLLAARSRDPACVGFSQCLLNFKGFLAIQAHRVSHVLWAQQRRPLALALQSRVADVFAVDIHPAASIGKGILLDHATGVVIGETAVVGDSVSILHHVTLGGTGKAVGDRHPKIGDGVLIGAGATILGNVKIGAGAKIGAGSVVLIDVPARNTAVGNPARLIGRRRGEAERDEDMPGESMDHTSFIGQWSDYII; from the coding sequence ATGCCGGGCGGGCAGGCGCACGCGCACGagggggacggcggcgggagccaGTCGAACCACCGGCGgtcgcgctcgccgcctccgccggcgctCCCCGTGGAGGTGGTGCCGGCGTTCCCGCCGCCGGAGTCGGAGGACGAGGAGTCCTGGGTGTGGAGCCAGATCAAGGCCGAGGCGcgccgcgacgccgacgcggagCCGGCGCTGGCGTCGTTCCTCTACGCCACCGTGCTCTCCCACCCGTCCCTCCCGCGCTCCCTCTCCTTCCACCTCGCCAACAAGCTCTGCTCCTCGACGCTGCTCTCCACGCTCCTCTACGACCTCTTCCTCGCATCCTTCACCGCGCACCCctccctccgcgccgccgtcgtcgccgacctcctcgccgcgcgctCCCGCGACCCGGCCTGCGTCGGCTTCTCCCAGTGCCTACTCAACTTCAAGGGGTTCCTCGCCATCCAGGCGCACCGCGTGTCGCACGTCCTCTGGGCGCAGCAGCGCCGCCccctcgcgctcgcgctccagtcccgcgtcgccgacgtcttcGCCGTCGACATCCACCCCGCCGCTTCCATCGGCAAGGGCATCCTCCTCGACCACGCCACCGGTGTCGTCATTGGCGAGACCGCCGTTGTGGGGGACAGCGTCTCCATTCTCCACCACGTCACCTTGGGAGGGACTGGGAAAGCTGTCGGCGACCGGCACCCCAAGATTGGGGATGGGGTTCTGATTGGTGCTGGAGCGACGATTCTAGGCAACGTGAAGATTGGAGCCGGGGCTAAGATTGGTGCCGGGTCGGTGGTGCTGATAGATGTTCCGGCAAGGAACACGGCGGTGGGGAATCCAGCTAGGCTGATCGGCCGGAGGCGGGGTGAGGCTGAGAGGGATGAGGACATGCCAGGGGAGTCCATGGATCACACATCCTTTATCGGGCAATGGTCAGACTACATTATCTAA